A single genomic interval of Gallus gallus isolate bGalGal1 chromosome 10, bGalGal1.mat.broiler.GRCg7b, whole genome shotgun sequence harbors:
- the LINGO1 gene encoding leucine-rich repeat and immunoglobulin-like domain-containing nogo receptor-interacting protein 1 isoform X3, with amino-acid sequence MLAGEASMRSPILACWQPILLLMLGSILSGSATGCPPRCECSAQERAVLCHRKRFMVVPEGIPTETRQLDLGKNRIKTLNQDEFANYPHLEELELNENIISAIEPGAFNNLFNLRTLGLRSNRLKLIPLGVFTGLSNLTKLDISENKIVILLDYMFQDLYNLKSLEVGDNDLVYISHRAFSGLNSLEQLTLEKCNLTSIPTEALSHLHGLIVLRLRHLNINAIRDYSFKRLYRLKVLEISHWPYLDTMTSNCLYGLNLTSLSITHCNLTSIPYVSVRHLVYLRFLNLSYNPIVTIEGSMLHDLLRLQEIQLVGGQLTTVEPFAFRGLNYLRILNVSGNLLTTLEESAFHSVGNLETLILDNNPLACDCRLLWVFRRRWRLNFNKQQPTCSTPEFVQGKEFKDFPDVLLPNYFTCRRARIRDRKPQQIFVDEGHTVHFVCRADGDPPPAIMWLSPRKHLISTKTNGRLTVFPDGTLEVRYAQIQDNGTYLCIASNAGGNDTMLAHLHVRSYSPDWPHQPNKTFAFISNQPNESDANSTRATVPFPFDIKTLIIATTMGFISFLGVVLFCLVLLFLWSRGKGNTKHNIEIEYVPRKSDAGISSADAPRKFNMKMI; translated from the coding sequence ATGTTAGCTGGGGAGGCGAGTATGCGCAGCCCAATCCTGGCCTGCTGGCAGCCAATTCTCCTCCTGATGCTGGGATCCATCCTGTCCGGCTCTGCCACGGGCTGCCCTCCGCGCTGCGAGTGCTCTGCCCAGGagcgtgctgtgctgtgccatcgGAAGCGATTCATGGTCGTCCCGGAGGGGATCCCAACAGAGACCAGGCAGCTGGACTTGGGTAAGAACCGCATCAAGACGCTCAACCAGGATGAATTTGCCAACTATCCTCACCTTGAAGAGCTGGAGCTAAACGAGAACATTATCAGTGCCATTGAACCTGGGGCTTTCAACAACCTCTTCAACCTCAGGACGCTGGGGCTCAGGAGTAACAGACTCAAGTTGATCCCCTTGGGGGTGTTTACCGGACTCAGCAACCTTACCAAGCTAGACATTAGTGAGAACAAAATTGTGATCCTCCTAGACTACATGTTTCAGGACTTGTACAACCTGAAGTCTTTGGAGGTAGGGGACAACGACCTTGTCTACATTTCCCACCGGGCCTTCAGCGGCCTCAACAGCCTGGAGCAGCTGACCCTGGAGAAATGCAACCTGACCTCCATCCCCACGGAGGCCCTGTCTCACCTGCACGGCTTGATTGTGCTGCGGCTGCGCCACCTGAACATCAACGCCATCCGGGATTACTCATTCAAGAGGCTGTACAGGCTCAAGGTCCTCGAGATCTCACACTGGCCCTACTTGGATACCATGACATCCAACTGCCTCTATGGGTTGAACCTGACCTCCTTGTCCATCACCCACTGCAACCTGACGTCCATCCCGTATGTGTCGGTGAGGCACCTGGTTTACCTCCGGTTCCTGAACCTGTCCTACaaccccattgtcaccatcgAGGGCTCCATGCTCCATGACCTGCTCAGGCTGCAGGAGATCCAGCTGGTGGGAGGGCAGCTCACCACGGTCGAGCCCTTTGCCTTCCGTGGCCTCAATTACCTGCGCATCCTGAACGTGTCAGGAAACTTGCTGACCACTCTGGAAGAGTCGGCCTTCCACTCGGTGGGCAACCTGGAGACGCTCATCCTCGACAACAACCCCTTGGCCTGCGACTGTCGGCTGCTGTGGGTGTTCCGACGGCGATGGAGGTTGAACTTCAATAAGCAGCAGCCCACCTGCTCTACCCCCGAGTTCGTCCAGGGCAAGGAGTTCAAAGACTTCCCTGACGTCCTCCTGCCCAACTACTTCACCTGCCGCCGAGCTCGGATACGGGACCGCAAACCTCAGCAGATCTTTGTGGACGAAGGCCACACGGTGCATTTTGTCTGTCGGGCAGACGGGGATCCGCCACCCGCCATCATGTGGCTCTCTCCCCGGAAGCACCTCATCTCCACCAAAACCAACGGGCGGCTCACTGTCTTCCCTGACGGCACGCTGGAGGTGCGCTACGCCCAGATCCAGGACAACGGCACCTACCTATGCATTGCCAGCAACGCGGGTGGCAACGACACCATGCTGGCCCACCTGCACGTGCGCAGCTACTCCCCAGACTGGCCCCACCAGCCCAACAAGACCTTCGCGTTCATCTCCAACCAGCCCAACGAGAGCGATGCCAACAGCACACGTGCCACCGTGCCTTTTCCCTTTGACATCAAGACTCTCATCATCGCCACCACCATGggcttcatttctttcctggGCGTCGTGCTCTTCTGTCTGGTGCTCCTCTTCCTGTGGAGCCGGGGGAAAGGCAACACCAAGCACAACATTGAAATCGAGTACGTGCCACGCAAGTCCGACGCGGGCATCAGCTCTGCCGACGCACCGCGCAAATTCAATATGAAGATGATTTAA
- the LINGO1 gene encoding leucine-rich repeat and immunoglobulin-like domain-containing nogo receptor-interacting protein 1 isoform X1 produces MQVRDRMLAGEASMRSPILACWQPILLLMLGSILSGSATGCPPRCECSAQERAVLCHRKRFMVVPEGIPTETRQLDLGKNRIKTLNQDEFANYPHLEELELNENIISAIEPGAFNNLFNLRTLGLRSNRLKLIPLGVFTGLSNLTKLDISENKIVILLDYMFQDLYNLKSLEVGDNDLVYISHRAFSGLNSLEQLTLEKCNLTSIPTEALSHLHGLIVLRLRHLNINAIRDYSFKRLYRLKVLEISHWPYLDTMTSNCLYGLNLTSLSITHCNLTSIPYVSVRHLVYLRFLNLSYNPIVTIEGSMLHDLLRLQEIQLVGGQLTTVEPFAFRGLNYLRILNVSGNLLTTLEESAFHSVGNLETLILDNNPLACDCRLLWVFRRRWRLNFNKQQPTCSTPEFVQGKEFKDFPDVLLPNYFTCRRARIRDRKPQQIFVDEGHTVHFVCRADGDPPPAIMWLSPRKHLISTKTNGRLTVFPDGTLEVRYAQIQDNGTYLCIASNAGGNDTMLAHLHVRSYSPDWPHQPNKTFAFISNQPNESDANSTRATVPFPFDIKTLIIATTMGFISFLGVVLFCLVLLFLWSRGKGNTKHNIEIEYVPRKSDAGISSADAPRKFNMKMI; encoded by the exons ATGCAG GTGAGAGATAGGATGTTAGCTGGGGAGGCGAGTATGCGCAGCCCAATCCTGGCCTGCTGGCAGCCAATTCTCCTCCTGATGCTGGGATCCATCCTGTCCGGCTCTGCCACGGGCTGCCCTCCGCGCTGCGAGTGCTCTGCCCAGGagcgtgctgtgctgtgccatcgGAAGCGATTCATGGTCGTCCCGGAGGGGATCCCAACAGAGACCAGGCAGCTGGACTTGGGTAAGAACCGCATCAAGACGCTCAACCAGGATGAATTTGCCAACTATCCTCACCTTGAAGAGCTGGAGCTAAACGAGAACATTATCAGTGCCATTGAACCTGGGGCTTTCAACAACCTCTTCAACCTCAGGACGCTGGGGCTCAGGAGTAACAGACTCAAGTTGATCCCCTTGGGGGTGTTTACCGGACTCAGCAACCTTACCAAGCTAGACATTAGTGAGAACAAAATTGTGATCCTCCTAGACTACATGTTTCAGGACTTGTACAACCTGAAGTCTTTGGAGGTAGGGGACAACGACCTTGTCTACATTTCCCACCGGGCCTTCAGCGGCCTCAACAGCCTGGAGCAGCTGACCCTGGAGAAATGCAACCTGACCTCCATCCCCACGGAGGCCCTGTCTCACCTGCACGGCTTGATTGTGCTGCGGCTGCGCCACCTGAACATCAACGCCATCCGGGATTACTCATTCAAGAGGCTGTACAGGCTCAAGGTCCTCGAGATCTCACACTGGCCCTACTTGGATACCATGACATCCAACTGCCTCTATGGGTTGAACCTGACCTCCTTGTCCATCACCCACTGCAACCTGACGTCCATCCCGTATGTGTCGGTGAGGCACCTGGTTTACCTCCGGTTCCTGAACCTGTCCTACaaccccattgtcaccatcgAGGGCTCCATGCTCCATGACCTGCTCAGGCTGCAGGAGATCCAGCTGGTGGGAGGGCAGCTCACCACGGTCGAGCCCTTTGCCTTCCGTGGCCTCAATTACCTGCGCATCCTGAACGTGTCAGGAAACTTGCTGACCACTCTGGAAGAGTCGGCCTTCCACTCGGTGGGCAACCTGGAGACGCTCATCCTCGACAACAACCCCTTGGCCTGCGACTGTCGGCTGCTGTGGGTGTTCCGACGGCGATGGAGGTTGAACTTCAATAAGCAGCAGCCCACCTGCTCTACCCCCGAGTTCGTCCAGGGCAAGGAGTTCAAAGACTTCCCTGACGTCCTCCTGCCCAACTACTTCACCTGCCGCCGAGCTCGGATACGGGACCGCAAACCTCAGCAGATCTTTGTGGACGAAGGCCACACGGTGCATTTTGTCTGTCGGGCAGACGGGGATCCGCCACCCGCCATCATGTGGCTCTCTCCCCGGAAGCACCTCATCTCCACCAAAACCAACGGGCGGCTCACTGTCTTCCCTGACGGCACGCTGGAGGTGCGCTACGCCCAGATCCAGGACAACGGCACCTACCTATGCATTGCCAGCAACGCGGGTGGCAACGACACCATGCTGGCCCACCTGCACGTGCGCAGCTACTCCCCAGACTGGCCCCACCAGCCCAACAAGACCTTCGCGTTCATCTCCAACCAGCCCAACGAGAGCGATGCCAACAGCACACGTGCCACCGTGCCTTTTCCCTTTGACATCAAGACTCTCATCATCGCCACCACCATGggcttcatttctttcctggGCGTCGTGCTCTTCTGTCTGGTGCTCCTCTTCCTGTGGAGCCGGGGGAAAGGCAACACCAAGCACAACATTGAAATCGAGTACGTGCCACGCAAGTCCGACGCGGGCATCAGCTCTGCCGACGCACCGCGCAAATTCAATATGAAGATGATTTAA